Proteins from a single region of Punica granatum isolate Tunisia-2019 chromosome 8, ASM765513v2, whole genome shotgun sequence:
- the LOC116187184 gene encoding 7-deoxyloganetin glucosyltransferase-like codes for MLKLVTLLHHQALCITFVNTEFNHKRMLDAEGPMFLSDLPVGLQFVAIPNLLPLLEATLREIMSPCASSPGFLMGAPFCTLVGDLKEMAGSGSGLIPPVSCLMVDGFMTFWPIRPVRSSGSPS; via the coding sequence ATGCTCAAACTCGTGACGCTCCTCCACCACCAAGCCCTCTGCATCACCTTCGTCAACACGGAGTTCAACCACAAGCGCATGCTCGACGCCGAAGGCCCGATGTTTCTGAGCGATCTCCCTGTTGGATTACAATTTGTGGCGATACCCAACCTGCTTCCACTGTTAGAGGCAACGCTACGCGAGATAATGTCTCCCTGTGCTAGTTCACCAGGGTTCCTCATGGGAGCTCCATTCTGCACTCTCGTCGGAGATCTGAAAGAGATGGCGGGTTCTGGTTCGGGCTTAATCCCACCAGTCTCTTGCCTCATGGTGGACGGTTTCATGACATTCTGGCCTATCCGGCCAGTGAGAAGTTCGGGATCCCCGTCGTGA